A single region of the Globicephala melas chromosome 12, mGloMel1.2, whole genome shotgun sequence genome encodes:
- the TXNDC9 gene encoding thioredoxin domain-containing protein 9 → MEANASVEMFSKVLENQLLQTTKQVEEHLDSEIQKLDQMDEDELEHLKEKRLKALRRAQQQKQEWLSKGHGEYREIPSERDFFQEVKESKKVVCHFYRDSTLRCKILDRHLVILSKKHLETKFLKLNVEKAPFLCERLHIKVIPTLALVKDGKTQDFVVGFSDLGNTDDFTTETLEWRLGCSDILNYSGNLTEPPFQSQKKFGTNFTKLEKKIIRGKKYDSDSDDD, encoded by the exons ATGGAAGCGAATGCATCTgttgaaatgttttcaaaagtCCTAGAGAATCAGTTGCTTCAGACAACCAAGCAAGTGGAAGAACATTTGGATTCGGAAATTCAGAAACTGGATCAGATGGATGAGGATGAGTTGGAACACCTCAAAGAAAAGAGACTCAAGGCACTGAGGAGAGCTCAGCAGCAGAAACAA GAATGGCTTTCAAAAGGACATGGGGAATACAGAGAAATCCCTAGTGAGAGAGACTTTTTTCAAGAAGTCAAGGAGAGTAAAAAAGTGGTTTGCCATTTCTACAGAGACTCCACATTGAG GTGTAAAATACTAGACAGACATTTGGTGATACTGTCCAAGAAACATCTTGAGACCAAATTTTTGAAGCTGAATGTGGAAAAAGCACCTTTCCTTTGTGAGAGACTGCATATCAAAGTCATTCCCACGCTAGCACTGGTGAAAGATGGGAAAACACAAGATTTTGTTGTTGGATTTTCTGACCTAGGAAATACAGATGACTTCACCACAGAAACTTTAGAATGGAGGCTGGGTTGTTCTGATATTCTCAATTACAG tgGAAATTTAACGGAGCCACCATTTCAGAGCCAAAAGAAATTTGGAACAAACTTcacaaaactggaaaagaaaattattcgAGGCAAGAAATATGATTCTGACTCTGATGATGATTAA